A genomic stretch from Mycobacterium cookii includes:
- the mftB gene encoding mycofactocin biosynthesis chaperone MftB (MftB, a small protein, is a peptide chaperone that assists the radical SAM enzyme MftC in performing two modifications to the C-terminal Val-Tyr dipeptide of the mycofactocin precursor peptide, MftA. MftB's role is analogous to the role of PqqD in the biosynthesis of PQQ, a cofactor that derives entirely from a Tyr and a Glu in the precursor PqqA.), with product MRGLLTVGAPGGLNGPASERAVERPASSPHGSTAGEFDPDLAWRLHPQVAVRPEPFGALLYHFGTRKLSFLKNRTILAVVQSLADHPDARTALRAAGVEDAALGPYLHALSVLTGSNMLVPADAEEAA from the coding sequence GTGCGGGGTCTACTGACCGTGGGGGCCCCTGGGGGATTGAACGGTCCGGCTTCTGAGCGGGCCGTGGAACGGCCCGCATCGTCGCCGCACGGGTCAACCGCCGGCGAGTTCGATCCCGATCTCGCATGGCGGCTGCACCCACAGGTCGCTGTGCGACCGGAACCCTTTGGGGCGCTGCTCTATCACTTCGGTACCCGCAAACTCTCATTCCTGAAGAACCGCACCATCCTCGCGGTGGTGCAGTCGTTGGCCGACCATCCGGACGCTCGGACAGCCCTGCGCGCCGCCGGTGTCGAGGACGCTGCCCTCGGGCCGTACCTCCACGCACTCAGCGTGCTCACCGGGTCCAACATGCTGGTGCCGGCCGACGCTGAGGAGGCCGCATGA
- the mftA gene encoding mycofactocin precursor MftA (Mycofactocin is a small molecule electron carrier derived from the final two amino acids, Val-Tyr, of MftA, the mycofactocin precursor. It plays a role in redox homeostasis and the metabolism of alcohols and aldehydes in Actinobacteria, including Mycobacterium tuberculosis.) yields MEPNQQTNTDTELVTETLVEEVSIDGMCGVY; encoded by the coding sequence ATGGAGCCGAACCAGCAGACCAACACCGACACCGAGCTGGTCACCGAGACCCTGGTCGAGGAAGTTTCCATCGACGGGATGTGCGGGGTCTACTGA
- a CDS encoding TetR/AcrR family transcriptional regulator: MTGVRKEAMARTREALIDAGLQLAERTGLTGLSVNLIVAEAGVAKGTFFHHFGDRASYLLALHREFHERLENQVQAAIVGMPPGRDRLIAVANTYLDGCLRDRGVRALLLEARAEPAVTEEITRRNNASAELCRTDFAALKRPHPYESAQLWVGMVAEAALIEHQAGAALPALREAIAQFTG, encoded by the coding sequence ATGACCGGCGTACGCAAGGAGGCGATGGCCAGAACCCGGGAGGCGCTCATCGATGCGGGTCTGCAGCTGGCCGAGCGAACCGGTCTCACCGGATTGAGCGTCAATCTCATCGTCGCCGAAGCCGGGGTCGCCAAAGGGACCTTTTTCCATCATTTCGGCGACCGGGCCTCGTATCTGCTTGCGCTGCACCGTGAATTCCACGAACGCCTGGAGAATCAGGTACAAGCCGCCATCGTCGGGATGCCGCCGGGGCGTGATCGCCTGATCGCGGTGGCGAACACCTACCTGGACGGTTGCCTACGCGACCGCGGTGTCCGCGCGTTGCTCCTGGAAGCGCGCGCGGAACCCGCGGTCACCGAGGAGATCACGCGTCGCAACAATGCCAGCGCCGAGCTGTGCCGCACCGACTTCGCCGCGCTGAAACGCCCGCACCCCTACGAAAGCGCGCAGCTGTGGGTCGGGATGGTCGCCGAAGCGGCGCTCATCGAACACCAAGCCGGCGCGGCGCTTCCCGCATTGCGCGAGGCGATCGCGCAGTTCACCGGCTGA
- the mftC gene encoding mycofactocin radical SAM maturase (MftC is a radical SAM/SPASM enzyme that catalyzes the first two steps in biosynthesis of the electron carrier mycofactocin from the terminal Val-Tyr dipeptide of the precursor peptide MftA.), whose translation MTTTPVPRLIEQFEHGLDAPICLTWELTYACNLACVHCLSSSGKRDPRELSTQDCKDIIDELERMQVFYVNIGGGEPTVRPDFWELVDYATAHHVGVKFSTNGVRITPEVAARLAASDYVDVQISLDGATAEVNDAVRGPGSFAMAIRALENLAAAGFSDAKISVVVTRHNVDQLDEFAALASRYGATLRITRLRPSGRGADVWDELHPTAAQQVQLYDWLVAKGDRVLTGDSFFHLSGLGEPGALAGLNMCGAGRVVCLIDPVGDVYACPFAIHDRFLAGNVVSDGGFDKVWKDAPLFRELREPQSAGACGSCGHYDSCRGGCMAAKFFTGLPMDGPDPECVQGYGAPALAVERDKPRPSGDHSRGQRRSGPVPLTLSMPPAPPQRLCNESPV comes from the coding sequence ATGACGACTACCCCCGTGCCACGGCTGATCGAGCAGTTCGAACACGGGCTGGACGCCCCGATCTGCTTGACGTGGGAGCTGACCTACGCGTGCAACCTGGCGTGCGTGCACTGCCTGTCGTCGTCGGGCAAACGCGATCCGCGTGAGCTGTCGACGCAGGACTGCAAAGACATCATCGACGAGCTGGAACGCATGCAGGTGTTCTACGTCAACATCGGTGGCGGTGAACCGACTGTGCGGCCGGACTTTTGGGAGTTGGTCGACTACGCCACCGCCCATCACGTGGGGGTGAAGTTCTCGACGAACGGCGTGCGCATCACGCCCGAGGTCGCCGCCCGGTTGGCCGCGAGCGATTACGTCGACGTCCAGATCTCGCTGGACGGTGCCACCGCAGAGGTCAACGACGCCGTACGCGGTCCTGGATCATTCGCGATGGCCATTCGTGCCCTGGAAAACCTTGCGGCCGCGGGGTTCTCCGATGCCAAGATCTCCGTGGTCGTCACCCGGCACAACGTCGACCAACTCGACGAATTCGCCGCCCTGGCGAGCCGATACGGCGCCACCCTGCGCATCACCCGGCTGCGGCCCTCTGGCCGTGGCGCCGACGTCTGGGACGAACTCCACCCGACCGCAGCGCAACAGGTCCAGCTGTACGACTGGTTGGTCGCCAAGGGCGACCGGGTGCTGACCGGCGACTCGTTCTTCCATCTGTCCGGGCTCGGCGAGCCGGGGGCGTTGGCCGGCCTGAACATGTGCGGCGCCGGCCGGGTGGTGTGCCTGATCGATCCGGTCGGTGACGTGTACGCCTGCCCGTTCGCCATCCACGATCGATTCCTGGCCGGAAACGTGGTGTCCGACGGCGGCTTTGACAAGGTCTGGAAAGACGCGCCGCTGTTCCGCGAACTGCGTGAGCCGCAGTCGGCCGGCGCCTGTGGCAGCTGCGGGCACTACGACAGCTGCCGCGGCGGCTGCATGGCGGCCAAATTCTTCACCGGCCTGCCGATGGATGGTCCCGATCCCGAATGCGTCCAGGGCTATGGCGCGCCGGCCCTGGCTGTCGAACGCGACAAGCCCCGTCCCTCCGGCGACCACTCCCGCGGACAGCGGCGCAGCGGCCCGGTGCCACTGACGCTGAGCATGCCGCCGGCGCCGCCGCAGCGGCTGTGCAACGAAAGCCCGGTCTGA
- a CDS encoding DUF962 domain-containing protein, whose protein sequence is MTAPSAEAPFTAKMAYYRTQHTSRGVRLTHMIGTPVIASAIPLLFAKPRVGIPMFFGGWIFQIAGHRVFEHNLPSTHKGWITYQLTGVIDVCEQYGELLARRSQRKAARGQRVKVTA, encoded by the coding sequence ATGACCGCTCCCTCAGCCGAAGCGCCGTTCACGGCGAAGATGGCCTACTACCGAACCCAGCACACCAGCCGCGGCGTGCGACTGACGCACATGATCGGCACGCCGGTCATCGCGTCCGCCATCCCGCTGCTGTTCGCAAAGCCCCGGGTGGGTATCCCAATGTTTTTTGGGGGCTGGATCTTTCAGATTGCAGGGCATCGGGTTTTCGAGCACAACCTGCCCTCGACCCACAAGGGTTGGATCACCTATCAGCTCACCGGGGTGATCGACGTCTGCGAACAGTACGGCGAACTGCTCGCGCGACGCAGTCAGCGCAAAGCCGCACGCGGACAGCGGGTTAAAGTCACTGCATGA
- a CDS encoding NAD(P)/FAD-dependent oxidoreductase, producing the protein MIVGGGLAATRTAEQLRKAGFTGSVTIVSDEVHLPYDRPPLSKEVLRSEVDDVTLKPREFYDEQNITLRLGSAATSLDTAAQTVTLDDGSVLSYDELVIATGLVPRRIPAFPDLDGIRVLRSFDESLALRRHAAEAHRAVVVGAGFIGCEVAASLRGLGVDVVLVEPQPAPLAAVLGEQIGGLVARLHRAEGVDVRTDVGVAEVRGGDHVESVTLTDGSEVSADLVVVGIGSKPATEWLAGSGIEVDNGVICDEAGRTSAPNVWALGDVASWRNPKGHQVRVEHWSNVADQARVVVPAMLGQDIPAVVVVPYFWSDQYDVKIQCLGEPIASDIVHVVEDDGRKFLAFYERDGAVSGVVGGGMPGKVMKSRAKIAAAVPISEVLG; encoded by the coding sequence ATGATCGTCGGCGGAGGCCTCGCCGCGACCCGGACCGCCGAGCAATTGCGCAAGGCGGGTTTCACGGGATCCGTCACCATCGTCAGCGACGAGGTCCACCTGCCCTATGACCGTCCGCCGTTGTCAAAGGAAGTGCTGCGCAGCGAAGTCGACGACGTGACGCTCAAGCCGCGCGAGTTCTACGACGAGCAGAACATCACGTTGCGGCTCGGGTCGGCGGCCACCAGCTTGGACACCGCGGCGCAGACGGTGACGCTCGACGACGGATCGGTGCTCAGCTACGACGAACTGGTCATCGCGACGGGCCTGGTGCCGCGGCGAATTCCGGCATTCCCCGACCTGGACGGGATACGGGTGTTGCGGTCCTTCGACGAAAGTCTCGCCCTTCGGCGGCACGCGGCGGAAGCGCATCGCGCCGTGGTCGTCGGTGCGGGATTCATCGGTTGTGAGGTCGCGGCAAGTCTGCGAGGCCTGGGCGTCGACGTGGTCTTGGTCGAGCCGCAGCCTGCGCCGCTGGCCGCGGTGCTCGGCGAGCAGATCGGTGGGCTGGTGGCCCGCCTGCACCGCGCCGAAGGTGTGGATGTCCGCACCGACGTCGGGGTGGCTGAGGTCCGCGGCGGCGATCACGTCGAAAGCGTGACACTGACCGACGGTAGCGAGGTGAGCGCCGATCTGGTCGTGGTCGGTATCGGATCGAAGCCGGCGACCGAATGGTTGGCGGGCAGCGGCATCGAGGTCGACAACGGCGTGATCTGTGACGAGGCCGGCCGCACCAGCGCTCCGAACGTGTGGGCGCTCGGCGACGTCGCGTCGTGGCGGAATCCCAAGGGACACCAAGTGCGCGTGGAACATTGGAGCAACGTCGCCGACCAGGCTCGGGTCGTCGTGCCTGCGATGCTCGGCCAGGACATCCCGGCAGTCGTCGTCGTCCCGTATTTCTGGAGCGACCAGTACGACGTCAAGATCCAGTGTCTGGGCGAGCCGATCGCCTCCGACATCGTTCACGTCGTCGAGGACGACGGCCGCAAATTCCTCGCGTTCTACGAGCGTGACGGAGCGGTGTCCGGCGTCGTCGGTGGCGGCATGCCCGGCAAGGTGATGAAGTCGCGCGCGAAAATTGCTGCGGCGGTGCCGATTTCCGAGGTGCTGGGGTAG
- a CDS encoding Lrp/AsnC family transcriptional regulator has protein sequence MDRLDGTDEQILAELAQHARATFAEIGERVNLSAPAVKRRVDRMLDSGVIRGFTTVIDRNALGWNTEAYVQVFCHGRISPAELKRAWIDIPEVVSAATATGTADAILHVLARDMGHLEDALERIRTRADVERTESIVVLSNLIDRSRAREVG, from the coding sequence ATGGACCGACTGGATGGCACCGACGAGCAGATTCTCGCGGAGCTCGCGCAGCATGCCCGCGCGACTTTTGCCGAGATCGGCGAGCGGGTGAACCTCTCGGCGCCCGCGGTCAAGCGCCGCGTCGACCGGATGCTCGACAGCGGCGTCATCCGGGGTTTCACCACCGTGATCGACCGCAACGCGCTGGGCTGGAACACCGAGGCCTACGTGCAGGTGTTCTGCCACGGTCGGATTTCACCCGCCGAGCTGAAGCGGGCCTGGATCGACATTCCCGAAGTCGTCAGCGCCGCAACGGCTACCGGCACCGCCGACGCCATCCTGCACGTGCTTGCCCGGGACATGGGACATCTGGAAGACGCCCTGGAGCGCATCCGCACCAGGGCCGACGTGGAACGCACCGAGAGCATTGTGGTGCTGTCGAATCTCATCGACCGGTCGCGGGCCCGAGAAGTGGGGTGA
- a CDS encoding alpha/beta fold hydrolase: MANTVETRVGRVAYSDGGDGPVVVLLHATLHDRRDFDPIVPELRRAYRVIALDWPGHGDSPAPTPDYRPTAASYADVLTDVVAGLDLSNAAFIGNSVGGFAAARLAITDPHRVSQLVLVNTGGFTAGPVTNLYCRTLGTPAVMKRVLPRSIRSYMKATGDNDHAVQERALARASTREGVMLTAALWRSFAEPDYDLRPHADRITAPCLVIWGSRDTAIPMRLGRSTAAAIPGARLEVLPTGHVPFSSDPAGFLALATPFLAAARRTPQ; this comes from the coding sequence ATGGCCAACACGGTCGAAACCCGGGTGGGAAGAGTTGCCTACAGCGATGGCGGGGACGGCCCCGTCGTGGTGCTGCTGCACGCCACATTGCACGACCGCCGAGATTTCGACCCGATCGTGCCGGAGCTTCGGCGTGCGTATCGGGTGATCGCACTGGACTGGCCGGGCCACGGCGATTCTCCGGCGCCGACGCCGGATTATCGGCCCACGGCGGCCTCCTATGCCGACGTGCTCACCGATGTCGTTGCGGGACTTGACCTGTCGAATGCCGCCTTCATCGGTAATTCGGTCGGCGGCTTTGCTGCGGCGCGATTGGCGATCACCGACCCGCACCGCGTTTCGCAACTGGTGCTGGTCAACACCGGAGGGTTCACCGCCGGGCCCGTCACCAACCTCTACTGCCGCACACTGGGAACACCGGCCGTCATGAAGCGCGTGCTGCCGCGTTCCATCCGCAGCTACATGAAAGCGACCGGTGACAACGACCACGCTGTCCAGGAGCGAGCGCTGGCCCGGGCGAGCACACGCGAAGGTGTCATGCTGACGGCGGCACTGTGGCGTAGTTTCGCCGAGCCGGACTACGACCTTCGCCCGCATGCCGACCGCATCACAGCACCCTGCCTGGTGATTTGGGGATCCAGAGATACGGCGATACCGATGCGTCTCGGTCGGAGCACCGCGGCGGCGATACCGGGAGCGCGGCTTGAAGTGCTACCGACCGGCCACGTCCCGTTCTCCTCCGATCCGGCCGGGTTTCTGGCTCTCGCAACGCCGTTCCTGGCCGCGGCGCGACGCACTCCACAGTGA
- a CDS encoding DUF2332 domain-containing protein produces MSVESRLLRSIRVQGQVCSGMGSPMYGELLARVADDVEAGGVFGAILAGHENSSGRMAFALRLLGGLHRLALEGRVAPLRRWYPSVGGRWNADAAWPDVVLAATEHADYLRDALDQPPQTNEVGRSAALIGGLLLLGRRFDAPVRLFEIGCSAGLNLRADQYRYRHSGGHWGPAGSPVIVDDAWRGPLPPPAELLIVERQGFDIAPLDATSSDGELTLLSYVWPDQQARLDRLRGAIDIARRVPAQLHRRNAIDAVADLDVATGTITVLWHSIMWQYLSAGEQETLGAEIDALGARATPEAPFAHLTLEPHRRTPEAAVEFAVRARCWPGADDRLLAVCSPHGPPVTWK; encoded by the coding sequence TTGAGCGTCGAAAGCCGCCTGCTGCGGTCCATCCGAGTCCAGGGCCAGGTCTGCTCGGGCATGGGATCGCCGATGTACGGCGAACTGTTGGCGCGGGTGGCCGACGACGTCGAGGCCGGTGGGGTCTTCGGGGCAATCTTGGCCGGGCATGAAAATTCCTCGGGGCGAATGGCTTTCGCGCTCAGGCTGCTCGGTGGATTACATCGGTTGGCGCTCGAGGGCCGGGTGGCCCCGCTGCGCCGGTGGTATCCGAGCGTCGGCGGACGCTGGAACGCCGACGCCGCCTGGCCCGATGTCGTCCTGGCCGCCACCGAGCACGCCGACTATCTGCGCGACGCGCTCGACCAGCCACCGCAGACCAACGAAGTGGGCCGCTCCGCCGCGCTGATCGGCGGCCTGCTTCTGCTCGGGCGAAGATTCGACGCGCCGGTGCGGCTTTTCGAAATTGGCTGCAGCGCGGGGTTGAACCTGCGCGCCGACCAATACCGCTATCGCCATTCCGGCGGCCACTGGGGTCCGGCCGGCTCACCGGTGATCGTCGACGATGCGTGGCGGGGCCCGCTGCCTCCCCCGGCCGAACTACTGATCGTCGAACGTCAGGGCTTCGACATCGCGCCGCTGGATGCCACCAGCTCCGATGGCGAGCTGACACTGTTGAGCTACGTCTGGCCGGATCAGCAGGCCCGGCTGGACCGGCTACGCGGCGCGATCGACATCGCCCGCCGGGTCCCCGCACAGTTGCACCGCCGCAATGCCATTGACGCCGTCGCCGACCTCGACGTCGCGACCGGCACGATCACCGTGCTCTGGCATTCGATCATGTGGCAATACCTGTCGGCCGGCGAACAGGAGACGCTCGGCGCCGAGATCGATGCACTGGGAGCGCGTGCCACACCGGAGGCGCCGTTCGCCCACCTGACACTGGAGCCGCATCGGCGAACACCTGAGGCGGCGGTCGAGTTCGCCGTCCGGGCCCGCTGCTGGCCGGGCGCCGACGACCGGCTGCTGGCCGTGTGCTCGCCGCACGGGCCGCCGGTCACCTGGAAATAG
- the mftR gene encoding mycofactocin system transcriptional regulator (MftR, the mycofactocin system transcriptional regulator, is an uncharacterized TetR family DNA-binding transcription factor. Its role is inferred by context. It occurs as part of the biosynthesis locus for mycofactocin, a partially characterized electron carrier derived from the terminal Val-Tyr dipeptide of the precursor peptide MftA, through a radical SAM enzyme-mediated process.) → MVQQPRVGRRRSTTPGHIADAALGLFAEHGFSGVSVDDVAQAAGIARRTVFRYYASKNAIPWGDFDAHLQHLRELLDHVDPDMPLGEALRAALLSFNTFDASETARHRQRMRVILQTAELQAYSMTMYAGWRDVIADFVARRTGAKTSDLQPQTVAWMMLGVALSAYEHWLDDESVSLPEALGGAFDVVRAGLEELDR, encoded by the coding sequence ATGGTGCAGCAGCCGCGTGTCGGCCGCCGCCGTTCGACGACTCCTGGGCACATCGCCGACGCTGCGCTTGGCCTGTTCGCCGAACACGGATTCTCCGGGGTGAGCGTCGACGACGTCGCACAGGCCGCCGGCATCGCCCGCCGGACGGTGTTCCGCTACTACGCCTCCAAGAACGCCATCCCCTGGGGCGACTTCGACGCTCATCTGCAGCATCTGCGTGAACTCCTCGACCACGTCGACCCTGATATGCCGCTCGGCGAGGCCTTGCGTGCAGCGTTGTTGTCGTTCAACACTTTTGACGCATCCGAGACTGCTCGACATCGGCAACGGATGCGGGTGATCCTGCAGACCGCGGAACTGCAGGCGTATTCGATGACGATGTACGCCGGCTGGCGCGACGTGATCGCCGACTTCGTGGCGCGCCGGACCGGGGCGAAGACCAGCGACCTGCAGCCGCAGACCGTGGCGTGGATGATGCTCGGGGTCGCATTGAGCGCCTACGAGCATTGGCTCGACGATGAGTCGGTCTCGTTGCCCGAGGCGCTCGGGGGCGCCTTCGACGTGGTTCGCGCCGGACTGGAAGAGTTGGATCGTTGA